The genomic DNA TCGGCCGCCGGGGCGGAGGGAGGCATCAGgggcccgccgccgccgccggggcCGACGCGCGCGGCCACGGCGGCGGGCGCGCTGGCGACGGAGCTCCGCGGCTGGCGCGCGGCGCTGGAGGCCTGGGCCGAGTCGCAGCGCGGGTACGCGGCGGCGCTCTGGGGCTGGGCGCGGAGCTGCGTCAAGGACGGCGAGGACATGCCGCGGCTGATCGTGGCCTGGGCCCGCGCGGTCGAGGCCGTGGACGTGGACGCGGCGATCCGGGCCGTAGAGGGCGTCGCGGCCGAGGCGGCGGCTATCGCGACGGCCGCGCGGCGCCGCAACAGCAGCGCCGAGGAGGAGCCGCCGAACGAGGAGGAAGGGAAGCGGAGGGTCTGCGTCGGGCTGGCGGCGGCGCTGGGCGCCATCGCCGAGGCCGCCGGCCTGGCCTCCGCGGCGTACCGCGAGCTGGTGGCCGAGATGGATGACAGAGAACGCGAGGCAGAAATGGCGGGAAGGGACGACGAGCCGTCCATCCAAAACAACCTACCGTAACCTGTAAATGAAATGGCGGGAAGGGAAGTGCACCGTGTGTAATCTGTAAATGATGAAGCTTACCGCCGACTGACAGATCACAGTTAACTGACATGGTCTCACCATTACATGTACTCTGGGTAGAAAGTTCTATTACATAGCTATAGGCACGGCGAAGACGCAGAGTTATTACCGACTGACGCGACACGAGAGGACTCTGAAAAACTCAAGTCCATCAAGAGTTTTCATCAGCTCAAACACTTTGATGTACGTAGGTAGGTACGCGGGCAGGGAGGGACGTGCATGGCTTCACTTGGACATGGCGCCGTTGGAGCTGGAGTCCCAGCCCCAGACGTCGACGGCGTCGCTGCCGCCGCCGTGCTGCATCCTGCTGCTGTGCTCGAGGCTCTCCAGGCTGGCCATGCTCTGCATCGGCGAGCTCTGCACCTGCTCGGCCGGGGACAGGCTCCCGAAGCAGGCGTCGTCGGGGCCGCCGGGGAGGAAGTCCAGCCCGGCCAGCACGTCCGGGACGCGGCACGGGTTCAGCGCCGCCGGGGACAGACCCAGGTGGCCCAGTCCGCACGACATCGCGCCGCGCGCCACCATGTCCTCCGCCAGCTTCACCTTCACCCGCAGCGCCTCCACGTCCGACTTGAGGATCCGGTTGTCCGTGACCGCCGTCGTGAACTGCTGGTTCGCGTCCGTCAGCTGCTTGAAGATCGACGCGTTGTCACCCCGGAGCTGATCAACCTGCAGTCCAGTCACCCACAAGCCATAATGAACTCAACTGAACCTTGAAAATTACTCCTAGTCAGTACGCACGCCGTAGCCTATCTTACCTGCGTCTCCAGCTCAACCAAGTGAGCTTGCTTCCTCTTCCTCGACCGTCGGGCCGACTCTCGGTTCGACACCATCCTGTAGTAATTGGCAAACAAGGGTTTATGATTTGAGCAGTGAatgaagaacacaaggggaaaaAAAAGGCATAATGGTTCATGGTTGTTGATGTACCGTCTCATCCTTTTCACGTCTGTTGGGTTCGTGCCGTTGTCGCACAAGCCACCGTCGTCGAACATCGACTCGCTGTCGGAGTCCGAGCCGCTCGTGCCTCCGA from Triticum urartu cultivar G1812 unplaced genomic scaffold, Tu2.1 TuUngrouped_contig_510, whole genome shotgun sequence includes the following:
- the LOC125528776 gene encoding bZIP transcription factor RISBZ3-like → MFDDGGLCDNGTNPTDVKRMRRMVSNRESARRSRKRKQAHLVELETQVDQLRGDNASIFKQLTDANQQFTTAVTDNRILKSDVEALRVKVKLAEDMVARGAMSCGLGHLGLSPAALNPCRVPDVLAGLDFLPGGPDDACFGSLSPAEQVQSSPMQSMASLESLEHSSRMQHGGGSDAVDVWGWDSSSNGAMSK